A DNA window from Plodia interpunctella isolate USDA-ARS_2022_Savannah chromosome 12, ilPloInte3.2, whole genome shotgun sequence contains the following coding sequences:
- the LOC128674483 gene encoding lipase 3-like, whose protein sequence is MPILLLHGFLDSSDTFCLRRNSSPAIYLTKAGYDVWLGNMRGNRYSRRHITLNADIDRNYWNFTYHENGYYDYPAIIDKVLSRTDKKQLIVIGHSQGTLNYFVMGSTRPDYNDKVKLFIALAPIFYSRNNRGVAALAPLVLPLAYKVLKALDQVELLGQNSLLVKALQEMCTKFKQSYKVCIHGLLFSVFGVDEDQIELEFVPIIMKQYFAGGASVKTIAHANQFTHGHYGQLDYGVRNMEMYGSLTAPLYNLTNISTKVVLMVGRNDFVATVSDTMKLLDALPNATYFEMPRNLFSHMDFVWSNQMPKYLFPYLHKFLDEYQ, encoded by the coding sequence ATGCCGATACTTCTTTTACATGGTTTCTTAGATTCTTCGGATACATTTTGCTTAAGGCGCAATTCCTCACCGGCCATTTATTTGACAAAGGCCGGCTATGATGTATGGCTGGGGAACATGAGAGGAAATCGATACAGCAGGCGACATATCACGCTCAATGCTGACATAGACAGAAACTATTGGAACTTCACATACCATGAAAATGGCTATTATGACTATCCAGCGATTATAGACAAAGTTCTGTCTAGAACCGATAAAAAACAACTGATAGTCATTGGTCACTCACAAGGAACCCTAAATTATTTCGTAATGGGCTCCACTAGACCTgattataatgataaagtaaaattattcattgcGTTAGCTCCTATATTCTATTCGCGCAATAATAGAGGAGTGGCTGCTCTTGCTCCTTTAGTTCTACCATTGGCATATAAAGTTTTGAAAGCGCTTGATCAAGTGGAACTCTTAGGCCAGAACTCTTTATTGGTAAAAGCCCTTCAAGAAATGTGTACGAAATTTAAACAAAGCTACAAAGTGTGTATCCATGGGCTTCTTTTCTCTGTCTTTGGAGTTGACGAAGACCAAATAGAATTAGAGTTTGTGCCTATAATCATGAAGCAATACTTTGCTGGAGGTGCTTCAGTAAAGACTATAGCACATGCGAATCAGTTCACGCACGGACATTATGGACAGTTGGATTATGGTGTGAGAAACATGGAAATGTATGGATCTCTGACGGCGCCGCTGTACAATTTAACCAATATTTCAACGAAAGTAGTTCTTATGGTGGGCAGAAACGACTTTGTAGCGACTGTATCGGACACCATGAAGCTGCTGGACGCGCTTCCAAACGCCACCTATTTTGAAATGCCTAGGAATTTGTTTTCCCACATGGACTTTGTTTGGAGTAACCAAATGCCAAAATACTTGTTCCCATACCTTCATAAGTTTCTTGATGAATATCAGTGA